The DNA segment ATATAACCAACCTAAACCAGCGAGACaaaatgttgttgttattgtggTCACAGAGGCATGCAACAACACTGCATGTCTTTTTGGAAACAGAAGATACAGATACAAGAAACATGACAAATAACATCATTCATCTAATACATACAGATTGAGTGACGTCTTCCAGAAAAGAACTCCCATCCTCAAACTTTCTCACTTCCAAGATTGTGCTTAAGAATCACAATTCACCAAACTGAGGTGAGAAAAAAGCTCTCAAACAACGAGcatatatatgaatatgagCTTGATCATCTAACTCAACTTGTTTCATTTCTTCTGGGGACCAACATCAGGACCAACATCACGCGAGCCTGTGTTGATGTAAGGCCCTCGAAAAGTTGCTTGTGGTGGAAGTGGCTTTGTTGGATCAATAACAGGCTTCCTTGATGAACTgagtaataataacaaatttagacaattcagaaaaaaaaaaaaaaaaaaaaaatatcatacataGCACAGGTTTAGATGAACTTGTCCAGAAGAATTTGTAGAAgagaaaattatagaaaaaaatgaaaaattgacttatccgtaaattaaaattagtttatgcataagttgaaaatacaagtttaaagaaattataatgtAAGGATTGCAAATTACCTCACCTTATGAATAATCTGATTTTAACTGATGTAAGGTAAATTTATTgacttttcaataataatatttaaaaagaaaaacacttgtTGACAGTGTAAAATGAAGGTATACAAAAAATAGAAACGATACATTATTAAGTAATGAGGACGTAATGTGAACGAAAAACAATGAATTGTGTAAACTTACGCCATGTAGAAGGGAAATGACATGCCTGCTGCAGCGAAAGCAACTAAACCTGCTGCAACCATTAGATTGCGTGCTCGTGCCATCGATCAATCTGATACCAAATTCCTacagaaaaccctaaaaagaaattagaaggATGAAATCATATAGTAGAGATATTTGATCAAAATTAGAATATGCAAGTATTAATCGAATAAATGAACTACCTCGGAACTCAACTGAATCTTTTTCTTTGTCCACAGATTTGTTGCAGTGCCAATCGAATCTTGCGA comes from the Vigna radiata var. radiata cultivar VC1973A chromosome 2, Vradiata_ver6, whole genome shotgun sequence genome and includes:
- the LOC106755863 gene encoding uncharacterized protein LOC106755863; translated protein: MARARNLMVAAGLVAFAAAGMSFPFYMASSRKPVIDPTKPLPPQATFRGPYINTGSRDVGPDVGPQKK